In Acetonema longum DSM 6540, the genomic window GAAATCACTGGACGCGCGCCTAACCGCTCGTACGACCAGGGCATGACCCGGGATGCAAGCATCATTCCTAATGCTTCAGGAAAAGTGGTAAGTCCGCTTTCTAAAGCCGAAGCCTTCAGTACATTCTGATACATTAACGGAAAGATAAAGAGAAGCCCGGTTAAACCGGCAGCGTTAAGCAATGAGATGACGCTTATCGTCCGATATTGCCGGCCCGATAATAAACGCAAATCGAGCATCGGTGCCTTTACCCGCAGCTCCACTAAGACCAGAAGACAAACAAGGATCAAGCCACAAAAACCTGTACCCAAAATAACCGGCGAGCGCCACCCCTGCGCCGGACCTTGCATAAGCGCGTACATCAGCAGTGAAAAGCCCGGAACTGACAGCAAGAACCCCGGCAGGTCCAGGCGGCCCGCTGATGTTTCCTTATGTTCATGGAGAAACATCAAACCAAACAACAATGCCAGAATGCCAACAGGGACATTGATATAAAACACCCACCGCCAGGATAACTGTTCTACCAGAAAGCCGCCAATGACCGGACCAACAACAGGCGCAATGGCAATGGGCAAGATAAGGGACCGGGAGACTTGCAGCCGTTCTTCCGGCGAGAAGGCTCTAAACAGCATTGCCATTCCCACAGGGGTCAGCAATCCGCCGCCAGCTCCTTGCAACACCCGAAATAGATTCAGCATCTGAAGATGATCGGCGAATCCGCATAAGGCTGACGCACAGGTAAATACGCCCAATGCAATTAAAAAGGTCCGCTTGGTCCCAAACCGGTCCCCAATCCATCCTGCCATGGGAAGGAATACGGCAATACTGACTAAGTATCCCACATTGACGCCACTGGCGGCCGGAGGAGGAATGTGAAATTCATGACTGATGGCAGGCAGAGCTACATTGACAATAGTTCCGTCCATTATAGTCATAAACATGGCTGTTATATAGACAATAGTAACCGCTGCTTTCGGGTCAAGCCGCAGCCTCATTGTTCTTTTACCTGCGGCTTTAAACTATTGGGCCGCATATCGGTCCAGCGGGAGTTGATGTAATCTAAGCATAGTTGATGGCTTTCCTCCCCATATATGACGGTCCAGCCGGAGGGCGCATCCAGAAAGGCAGGCCAGATGGAATGCTGTCCTTCACCATTCATCAGCACAGAGTAGACGCCCTTTTCGCTTTCAAACGGATTATTCATACCTGATCACCGCCCTCTTTTGATGAAACACCATGTGTCCTTGTTACTTCCTGCAATTTTTGGACAAGGATAGACCCGATCTCGGCAAGCGGTTGGGGCTGGCACATATCCTTATGATGGCAGTCAATATTATATTGTTCAATTCGCCCCCGGATATAAGGCTTCCATGTCTCCGGACAAATGGGTTCGAACCACTCAGGCATGGACGCCGACCGGAAAAACAAGATGTTCCCGGTAAATGGTTCTGGCCGGTGTTCACTCAAGATGCGGACTGAATTTGCAAACACCGTTTTAAGGTTCAGAACGGTCTCCTCGTCCAGGCTGGCCAGCGCACTGCCGTCGCGACGGAGTATTTCAAGGACGCTGGCCTGATTCAGCGGTTTATCTCCCAAGCTGGCGGGATCATATCCTCCCAAAACAAGCAGGGCAATAAGCGCCTTTTCCTCGTCAGGGGCTTTATAAGGCAAGACAGTGCTTGGATAAGCATCAAACAGAACCGCCAGATTTATAGCTTCGCCTTGGTTTTGCAACTGCGCTGCCATTGCCTGAACAACGTTTCCTCCGAGGGACCAGCCTAGCAGATGATACGGTCCGGTTGGCTGAATGGTACGGATTTGCCTGATATAATCCGCAGCCATTTCATTCAGTGTCTGCGGCAGTTTTTCACGCCGGGAAATACCGCGCGCCTGTATACCATAGACAGGATAACCGGGCCCCAAGCTTGCCATCAATCCTGCGTAGCACCAACTGAGCCCTCCTGCCGGATGGATGCAAAACAGCGGTGAGCTTTCACCCTTTGCCCTGAGCGGCAGCAGCACATCTAAAGCGCTTTGGCCGCTGCCCATCTCAAGCCGTTCGGCCAGTCCAGCCACTGTAGGCGCTTCAAACAGATTGCCAATACTCATTTGAACCCCGAGCAAATCATGAATTTTACGCATCAACTGCACAGCAAGCAAAGAATGGCCGCCCAGGTCAAAGAAACTATCATCAACCCCTACTCGCGGCAAAGCAAGAACTTCCATAAACAAATCACGCAGCACCTCTTCCTGCGGCGTTCTGGGTCCGCGCCCGACAGCGGCTGCCGCAGAATCAGGCGCCGGCAGCGCTTTCCCGTCAAGCTTGCCGTTTGGCGTCAACGGCAAAGCCGCAATTTCGACAAAGGCGGATGGGATCATATAATTAGGCAGAAGCTTGGCGGCGTGTCGCCGCAAATCATCTGAATCAAAACCGGTTCGAGCGGAAGGTACGACATAAGCTGCCAGACGCTTATCGCCGGGCTGGTCTTCACGGACGATTACCGCAACTTGCGCAACATGGGAATGCATAGCCAGCACAGACTCAATTTCACCCAGTTCAATACGAAAACCGCGGATCTTAATCTGATGATCCGCCCGCCCCATATAATCCAGGGAACCATCCTCATGCCAGCGGGCCAAATCACCGGTGCGGTACATCCGAGTGCCTGCGGGGCCAAACGGATCAGCCACAAAACGGCTGGCCGTCAGGCCGGGGCGGCCTAAATAACCACGCGCCAGCCCTGCCCCTGCAACGTAAAGTTCCCCGACTACTCCCGGGGGAACAGGCTGCAGGCCGGCATCCAATACGTACACATTAAGATCCGGTATGCCGCAGCCGACAAGACTGTTGGCTCTTCTGGCAGCAATGCTTCTGTTAAGCTTAAGATAACTGACATGCACGGTGGTTTCCGTAATTCCGTACATGTTGACAAGGGTTGGCGCATTTTCCGGATGGCGGCTGTACCATTCTTCCAGCCGGCTAAGTTCAAGCGCTTCACCGCCGAAAATTACGAAGCGTAAGGAAAGCTCCCGGCTCAGCGCCGGATTTTCCCGGTCTGCCTGCATGAATTGATAGAAGGCTGACGGAGTCTGGTTAAGAACGGTTACCTTTTCCCGCCCAAGCAGCTGCAAAAACTCTGCCGGCGACCGGCTGACGGAATAAGGCACAACAACGAGACGGCCTCCATATAATAGCGGCCCCCAAATCTCCCACACGGAAAAGTCAAAGGCGTAAGAGTGGAACAGTGTCCATACATCCTCTGAATTGAAGTGGAACCAAGGCTCAGTCGCGCTAAACAGCCTGACCACATTTTGATGCGGAATCACTACCCCTTTGGGCGTACCGGTTGAACCGGAAGTATAAATGACATACGCCGGGCTGGACGGCGATAAAGGCTGAACACGGTCAGCATCCACCGGGTTCGTATCCGGATATTGGTTTAATTCCTCTATTGTGCCGATTGCATCAAGAACAATCTGCGCTCCCTTAATTCCAGACAGCTTGGACGCCGCCCCGGAGTTTGTAAGCACACAGGCCGGCCGGGCATCGTCGAGTATAAACCGAATCCGGTCATTGGGGTATTCCGGATCTACCGGTAAATACGCTGCGCCCGCCTTGAGTACGGCCAGCAGGCCTACGATCATTTCCAGGGACCTGGGCAGGGCCAGAGCGACAAATTGTTCCGGGCCCGCCCCCCTGGCGACCAGCAAATGCGCCAGTTTATTCGCCCGCAGGTTTAACTCTTGGTAGGTCAGAGCGGTATTCTCAAACACTACGGCAATATTCTCAGGCGTCCGGACAACTTGCTGCTCAAACAGCGCCGGCAGGCAGGCAGGCGATAAGGTTCGCGCTGTTGCGTTCCAATGAACCATCAGCCGCTCGCGTTCCTCGGGCAGGAGCAGTTCACTCCTGGCAATGGCCTGGCCCTGTTCGGCAACGGTAAGTTTTTCAAGCAGCCGGAGAAACCGCTTCTGGTGAAGACGCACATCGCTGTCGCTGTAAATTTCAGAGTTGGCGGCGAAGTCAATTTTTAGTCCGTTCCCGTCAGACTTGTCATACACGTTAATGGCCAAGTCATCAACCGGGCCGATCGCCAACTTATGTATGACCCCTTCATTTCCGGCGAAGTCTAATCCATGCTCAAACGGCATAATATTAATTTGCGGACCGGCCATTCGCTGATTTTCGCCAAGCAGCTTAAGGTCACGGCGTAATTCTTCATGCCGGTATCTTTGATGCCGCTGTACGTTACCGACTCCTGCCGCGACCTGCCCCAACAGTTCTGTAAAATTCATATTGGGCTGTACCTGTAAACGAAGCGGCAGCAAATTCACAATCATGCAGGGAATATTCAGCGAGACTGACCCTAAGCGCCCCATCATCGGCAGGCTGAGGACTACGTCTTGCGTTCCCGTCATCCGATGTATGTATATCGCTGTTGCCGCAATAAGCAGTTCTGATAAACCGCCGCCAAACTTGCGGGCAGCAGCCCGCAGGGAGCGGCCGGCAGCAGGCGGCAGGCCCGCCGACCGGCGAAGCACCTGTTTAGAACGCCCGGGCTTTCTATCAACTAAAGTAACAATGTCCGGTTGATCGGCAAACTGTTGCAGCCAAAACTGCCGGTCGCGGGCAAAATTCGTGGAGGCGCGATAGGCCAGGTCCTCTTCCAGAACTAAATGCAGCGGGGCGAAAGAATCCTCCTCGTAACTGCGGTTCTGGATCAATGCAGTGTAAATATCGGCTACCCGTTGTGAGATAAGCGAAGAACCGAAGCCATCCATCACAATGTGATGAATCCGCTGATACCAAAAATAACGGTCAGGCTCCACTTTAAACAAAGCTTGACGAAAAAGGGGTTCATGGAGGAGATCGACCGGTCGCGAAAGGTCGTCATTCATCCATTTTTCAGCTGCTTGCTGCGGATTTTTTTCTGCACTGACATCCATAAAATGCAGAGGAAAGGCGGAGACAGGCCGGATCACTTGCCATGGGCCCTGTTCATTTACGCCAAACCGAACATGTAAGGCCTCCGCTTCCTTTAGAGCCTGGCGCAGCGCCAGCTCAAAATTAATCCGGTCGAGCCTTCCCTTAATTTCTATGTATTCGCCGGCATTGTAAATCGGATTTTCCGGTTCAAGCTGTTGCGCAAACCAAATGCCAGATTGTGCGCCGGACAAAGTCCAGCGGGCCTCTTGACAATGAGACATTCTCCCTTACCTCCCTCATGGTCGCAGTCTTGGGCAGAGTTTTCTATTTGGAAGAAGATAGCAAATTCCACCAATGAGCAATGGTCGGCCTTTTAACCAGCTTCATGAAAGTAACATCAACTCCTATGCCGCGCCATTTCTCAACAAGGCTCATCATTCTGACGGAATCCAGGCCTTTGTCAGTTAAGTCTTCATTGTCATCGATATCGGACGGCTCTTCGTCAAGAAGTTCTGCAACCTGTTGGCGTACAAGCTGCAATGTCAGGCTCTGAGAGCCGGCTGCCGCTTCGTTGTTGGAATGCTGAATAGCCACCGCAGATCACTCCTTTACCTTTTTTTCATTAACTTTCTCGGCAATCATCTTCCGCAATTCTTTTTTACTGACCTTGCCCAGCGGGGTATAGGGAAAGTCGTCGATAAACTCAATCCGGTCAGGAATTTTAAAAGTAGCAAGGCCCCGTTCCTTTAAGAACTTTTTGAGATCGCCAGCTCTCGGAACCGGGTTACGGGGTATCACAAACGCGCACGACCGCTCCCCCAGAAATGCGTCGGGCATGGAAACAATGGCTGCGTCGAGTACGGCCGGGTGAGCAAGCAGATGATTTTCAACCTCTTCCGCCGCGATCTTCTCCCCGCCGCGGTTGATTTGATCCTTCGCGCGGCCTTCCACTACGAAATAGCCCGACTCGTTCACGCTTACCAAATCTCCGGTCCGGAAAAAGCCGTCCGGAGTAAACGCCTTTTTATTATACTCTTCCGCTTTATAATAGCCGCGAATGGTACAAGGTCCCCTGGCCAATAATTGTCCGACAACTCCCGGCTGCACGTCTACATCGTTCTCATCCACCACCCGGATTTCATCATATGGCGACGCGGGTTTTCCCTGAGTACTCACAATCACAGCTTCCGGATCATCCAGTCTTGTACAATTCACCAGACCTTCCGCCATGCCAAAACTTTGCTGTAAAGTGCAGCCAAATGCCGGTTTGACCCGGCGCGCGGCCTCCTCACTGAATTTGGCCCCGCCCACTTGCAGCACCTTAAGGCTGGACAAGTCGTGACGGCAGGAGGATGCAGCTTCAAGCCATATCAGGGCAAGCGGCGGCACAAGCGAAGTAATAGTGACCCGTTCCTGCTCGATAAGGGGAAAGGCTTCCTCCGGACTGGGTGCAGCGGCAAGAATAACCCTGCCTCCTGCGTATAGCGTGCCAAATACGCCGGGCGAACTAAGCGGATAATTATGCGCCACAGGCAGAACCGTAAGGTACACGCTATCCCGGTTCAGCCGGCAAATCTCAGCGTTGACGCGCACGCAGTAGATATAGTCGTCATGGGTTCGGGGAATTAACTTGGATAAGCCGGTGCTCCCGCCGGACAATAGAAGAAAAACGACGTCAGAGGGACTCACCGCCGGCAGGTGGACAATTGCATCTGCATACAGCTCCGTCAAGGCAATAAATTCTCCGGCGTCGCCTGCCACAATTACATGCTGTAAGGCCGGCGCTGCATTTTTAACCTCCCTTGCAAGCGAGCGATAGTCAAACTCCATATAAGTATCCGGGATAATATAGGCAACGGCTTCAGTAAACTCGCAAAAATAGCGAATTTCACTGCTGCGGTGCGAGGGAAGAGCAAAGACAGGCAATGCGCCCAGCCTGAATAAGGCGAAGCAAACATCAAAGAACTCGATAATGTTAGGAAGCTGGACCACCACTCGGTCTCCCTGCTTTATCCCCAGCTTCTGAAAGCCAGCGGCTAATTGATCAGCCCTATTGTCCAGTTCGGCATAACTGATATTTTTTTCCCCGCTTGTAACGGCAATGCGTTCGCCTTGCCTCTGGGCACGTTCACGCAGCATTCCGCCGAAGGTTTCGCCGCGCCAGCAATCCATTTTTCTGTACCAGTCCGCAAACTTTTCCGGGCAAGAAGGGCAACCTGTCAACATCATTGATACACCACCTTTTTTGTCATAATAATAATACCCCTGTTTAGAATTGCATCGTTGCCGACAACTTAACGGTGCGGGGGCTGCCTAACGTGGCAAGACCCTTGTCGGTGTAACCTGACCAGTAGTGTTTGTCAAACAGGTTTTCAACGCTGAGCCGGTAGGTGACCGGAATTTTATGAATCACGGTCTTGTACCGTGCGCCGATGTCATAACGCACCCAGCTCGGTATTTCGAAAGTGTTGGCATTGTCGGCGTATTGGGAACTGCTGTATACGGCCCGCAGCGAAAGTGATAAATCCTGATTCCAGGGGGTGTCCCACTCGACGCCGGCATTCATCGTCCATTCGGGTACGCCCAGCGGCGTGTTGCCGTTATTGGCGGCAGTATTGGAGCGGACCAGTTCGCCATCGGTATAGGCAATGCCGCCCAACAGGCGGAGGTTCTTCGCTATGTCGCCGAAGGTATTCCACTCAATGCCGCGGTTTTTCTGTTCGCCGTCATAGGAATAGACATTGTCAGCAGTCATATAACTGGGTATTTCGATTTGGAAGAAGGCCAGCGTATTGGCGAAATCTCCCCCGTCCCACTTGACGCCGATTTCATGCTGTTTGCTTTTATACGGAGCCAGTACTTGGCCCGCGTTGTCGTAACCTGTTCCCACCACAGTTCCAACGGAAAGCGCTTCAATATAATTGGCGTAGAGAGACACTGATTCTCCCCACGGTTTGACGACAAGGCCGACCATCGGCGTGTTGGCGTCGGAGTCGTAGTAGCTTGTTGATTTCACCCCGCCGGTGGTATCGGTGTTGTTGTAGCTGTAGCTTGTCTGTTCCACATTTTGATGCCGCATTCCCAACGTTAACTGGACCTTTTCCTCGTTAAAGGAAAGCGTGTCAGCCAGGAGGAAACTGGAAAGCTCAGTAACGGCGGTCTTGTTGCCTTTTCCCACAGACAGGCTGTTGTAAAGATCGGCAACCGGAGCCGGGTTGTAGATATTCGTTGGCATATTCAGGGCGGTACTATTATAAGCATTGGAAAAATCCGTATCCTGGAAATTCGCCCCCAAAACAACCTGATGCTTTATTGCGCCAGTCTGGTAAGCGCCGCGCAGTCCTATTTCGGAGGCAGTGGTGTCGGTCCAGAACCATTGCTTAAAGATACCTTTGAGAGTAGCCGAGCCATCTGCCTGAAGGTCTTGCACGTGATTGCCGTTTATGAAGCCGTTGGCCTTGGCGGACAGCTTGCCAATACCGGCATAGGCGGTTAAATTGTCCTGGATATCATATTCGCCTTTAAACAGAATCCCATTATTTCGCGTGGTGCCCGACACCCCTTTGAACATGTTGGTCGAGCCGTCCGGAGCCTTCACGTAAGCGCTTAAGTCATACATGGAAATAAGGCCGCCGTCGTAACGATCTTCGGTGCCATAAGCGTCCAGGGACAGGCGCCATTTGTCCTTGCGGTAATCCACGCCCAGGGCTCCCAGCATCCTTTTCCTGGACTGGTCGTCGGTTGTGGTGTCGCCGTCGGAGTAGGCGCCGTTAAAACGGATGCCCCACTCCTTGTTTTCGCCGAAACGGCGCCCTATATCGATATGACCGCCAAATTGGGACGAGGAGGCATAACTGGTGGTAAAGTTAGTTATATCCTCCTCGCCGGCCCGTTTGGGCACCAGATTGATGGCGCCGCCCACCGAGGTGCTCACGCCGCCGTAGAGAAAGGAACTGGGCCCTTTGAGCACTTCCACCCGATCCAAAAATTCGACGGGAACACGATAGTGCGGCGCCAAACCCGACATGCCGTTAAAATAGAGATGCTGATAATTTACCTCCAGCCCGCGGATTCTGTAGTTTTCGCTGACCTGTCCGCTGGGGGTGGCGACGCGAACAGAGGGATCGTTGCTAAGCACGTCAAACAGGGTATGGGCCTGCTGGTCTTCGATAGTCTGCCCGGTATAACTGGTGATGTTGAAGGGCGTGTCCATAAAATCCTTATTCCCCAGTACGCCGAGGGTGGCGCTTCGGGCTACCTGGCCGCCGGAGTAGACCGTTTCCCGGTTGGCAGTTACTTCAACCTCTTCCATGCTGGATTCAGATTGA contains:
- a CDS encoding MDR family MFS transporter, whose amino-acid sequence is MRLRLDPKAAVTIVYITAMFMTIMDGTIVNVALPAISHEFHIPPPAASGVNVGYLVSIAVFLPMAGWIGDRFGTKRTFLIALGVFTCASALCGFADHLQMLNLFRVLQGAGGGLLTPVGMAMLFRAFSPEERLQVSRSLILPIAIAPVVGPVIGGFLVEQLSWRWVFYINVPVGILALLFGLMFLHEHKETSAGRLDLPGFLLSVPGFSLLMYALMQGPAQGWRSPVILGTGFCGLILVCLLVLVELRVKAPMLDLRLLSGRQYRTISVISLLNAAGLTGLLFIFPLMYQNVLKASALESGLTTFPEALGMMLASRVMPWSYERLGARPVISAGLLGAILTVALLSMTGPATTPWTLRTLFFGIGFFLGHVGVTVQFLAFHDITSASMGRATTLFNVQNRIGAALGVVSLAGFLAAFSTHSAAGTGLEQQPHLEAYRFALLGSAAFLSAALIFALRIRPADTASTAPKQERSAPL
- a CDS encoding MbtH family protein, with the translated sequence MNNPFESEKGVYSVLMNGEGQHSIWPAFLDAPSGWTVIYGEESHQLCLDYINSRWTDMRPNSLKPQVKEQ
- a CDS encoding non-ribosomal peptide synthetase; this translates as MSHCQEARWTLSGAQSGIWFAQQLEPENPIYNAGEYIEIKGRLDRINFELALRQALKEAEALHVRFGVNEQGPWQVIRPVSAFPLHFMDVSAEKNPQQAAEKWMNDDLSRPVDLLHEPLFRQALFKVEPDRYFWYQRIHHIVMDGFGSSLISQRVADIYTALIQNRSYEEDSFAPLHLVLEEDLAYRASTNFARDRQFWLQQFADQPDIVTLVDRKPGRSKQVLRRSAGLPPAAGRSLRAAARKFGGGLSELLIAATAIYIHRMTGTQDVVLSLPMMGRLGSVSLNIPCMIVNLLPLRLQVQPNMNFTELLGQVAAGVGNVQRHQRYRHEELRRDLKLLGENQRMAGPQINIMPFEHGLDFAGNEGVIHKLAIGPVDDLAINVYDKSDGNGLKIDFAANSEIYSDSDVRLHQKRFLRLLEKLTVAEQGQAIARSELLLPEERERLMVHWNATARTLSPACLPALFEQQVVRTPENIAVVFENTALTYQELNLRANKLAHLLVARGAGPEQFVALALPRSLEMIVGLLAVLKAGAAYLPVDPEYPNDRIRFILDDARPACVLTNSGAASKLSGIKGAQIVLDAIGTIEELNQYPDTNPVDADRVQPLSPSSPAYVIYTSGSTGTPKGVVIPHQNVVRLFSATEPWFHFNSEDVWTLFHSYAFDFSVWEIWGPLLYGGRLVVVPYSVSRSPAEFLQLLGREKVTVLNQTPSAFYQFMQADRENPALSRELSLRFVIFGGEALELSRLEEWYSRHPENAPTLVNMYGITETTVHVSYLKLNRSIAARRANSLVGCGIPDLNVYVLDAGLQPVPPGVVGELYVAGAGLARGYLGRPGLTASRFVADPFGPAGTRMYRTGDLARWHEDGSLDYMGRADHQIKIRGFRIELGEIESVLAMHSHVAQVAVIVREDQPGDKRLAAYVVPSARTGFDSDDLRRHAAKLLPNYMIPSAFVEIAALPLTPNGKLDGKALPAPDSAAAAVGRGPRTPQEEVLRDLFMEVLALPRVGVDDSFFDLGGHSLLAVQLMRKIHDLLGVQMSIGNLFEAPTVAGLAERLEMGSGQSALDVLLPLRAKGESSPLFCIHPAGGLSWCYAGLMASLGPGYPVYGIQARGISRREKLPQTLNEMAADYIRQIRTIQPTGPYHLLGWSLGGNVVQAMAAQLQNQGEAINLAVLFDAYPSTVLPYKAPDEEKALIALLVLGGYDPASLGDKPLNQASVLEILRRDGSALASLDEETVLNLKTVFANSVRILSEHRPEPFTGNILFFRSASMPEWFEPICPETWKPYIRGRIEQYNIDCHHKDMCQPQPLAEIGSILVQKLQEVTRTHGVSSKEGGDQV
- a CDS encoding TonB-dependent receptor, translated to MKKELSPAKKRLLYALIGSSLFWYTPAIAYAEDTAEAETEAAGTADQSESSMEEVEVTANRETVYSGGQVARSATLGVLGNKDFMDTPFNITSYTGQTIEDQQAHTLFDVLSNDPSVRVATPSGQVSENYRIRGLEVNYQHLYFNGMSGLAPHYRVPVEFLDRVEVLKGPSSFLYGGVSTSVGGAINLVPKRAGEEDITNFTTSYASSSQFGGHIDIGRRFGENKEWGIRFNGAYSDGDTTTDDQSRKRMLGALGVDYRKDKWRLSLDAYGTEDRYDGGLISMYDLSAYVKAPDGSTNMFKGVSGTTRNNGILFKGEYDIQDNLTAYAGIGKLSAKANGFINGNHVQDLQADGSATLKGIFKQWFWTDTTASEIGLRGAYQTGAIKHQVVLGANFQDTDFSNAYNSTALNMPTNIYNPAPVADLYNSLSVGKGNKTAVTELSSFLLADTLSFNEEKVQLTLGMRHQNVEQTSYSYNNTDTTGGVKSTSYYDSDANTPMVGLVVKPWGESVSLYANYIEALSVGTVVGTGYDNAGQVLAPYKSKQHEIGVKWDGGDFANTLAFFQIEIPSYMTADNVYSYDGEQKNRGIEWNTFGDIAKNLRLLGGIAYTDGELVRSNTAANNGNTPLGVPEWTMNAGVEWDTPWNQDLSLSLRAVYSSSQYADNANTFEIPSWVRYDIGARYKTVIHKIPVTYRLSVENLFDKHYWSGYTDKGLATLGSPRTVKLSATMQF